In one Streptomyces sp. NBC_01288 genomic region, the following are encoded:
- a CDS encoding response regulator transcription factor yields MDASQQTARGRMVLADDDVLLREGLASLCERLGYEVAGQAGDAVRLLELVDTERPDLAIVDIRMPPDHSTEGLKAARTIRERHPDTGILVLSAFVEVEEALELLAGGHKVGYLLKSRITVVDEFVEALDRIHKGGSVVDPSLVHELFSAQRRDDPLSFLSTREREVLALMAEGRSNAGIGRRLWVTEGTVEKHVRSILGKLRLPEAADDHRRVLAVLTFLESR; encoded by the coding sequence ATGGACGCATCGCAGCAGACCGCGCGGGGACGGATGGTCCTCGCCGACGACGACGTCCTGCTCAGGGAGGGTCTCGCGAGCCTGTGCGAACGCCTGGGCTACGAGGTGGCGGGCCAGGCCGGCGACGCCGTACGGCTCCTGGAACTGGTCGACACCGAGCGGCCCGACCTCGCGATCGTCGACATCAGGATGCCGCCCGACCACTCCACCGAGGGCCTGAAGGCGGCCCGCACGATCCGGGAGCGCCACCCCGACACCGGCATCCTTGTGCTGTCGGCGTTCGTCGAGGTCGAGGAGGCGCTGGAGCTGCTGGCCGGCGGGCACAAGGTCGGGTATCTCCTCAAGAGCCGGATCACGGTCGTCGACGAGTTCGTCGAGGCCCTCGACCGCATCCACAAGGGCGGCTCGGTCGTCGACCCCTCCCTCGTGCACGAGCTGTTCTCGGCACAGCGCCGCGACGACCCGCTGTCCTTCCTCAGCACCCGCGAGCGCGAGGTCCTGGCGCTGATGGCGGAGGGCCGCTCCAACGCCGGCATCGGCCGCCGGCTGTGGGTCACCGAGGGCACCGTCGAGAAACACGTCCGCAGCATCCTGGGCAAACTCCGCCTCCCGGAAGCCGCCGACGACCACCGCCGCGTCCTGGCCGTTCTCACGTTCCTGGAGTCCCGCTAG
- the uvrC gene encoding excinuclease ABC subunit UvrC — MADPSSYRPRPGEIPDSPGVYRFRDEHRRVIYVGKAKSLRQRLANYFQDLAGLHPRTRTMVTTAASVEWTVVSTEVEALQLEYSWIKEYDPRFNVKYRDDKSYPYLAVTMNEEYPRVQVMRGHKKKGVRYFGPYGHAWAIRDTVDLLLRVFPVRTCSAGVFKNAARTGRPCLLGYIGKCSAPCVGRVSEEEHRELAEEFSDFMAGRTGTYIRRLEKQMTDAAEEMEYERAARLRDDIDALKKAMEKSAVVLADATDADLIAVAEDELEAAVQIFHVRGGRVRGQRGWVTDKVEDVTTAALVEHALQQLYGEETGDSVPKEVLVPALPDPVEPVQQWLTDRRGANVSLRIPQRGDKKSLMETVARNAQQSLILHKTKRASDLTTRSRALEEISDALDLDSAPLRIECYDISHLQGDDVVASMVVFEDGLSRKSEYRRFQIKGFEGQDDVRSMHEVITRRFRRYLAEKEKTGEWADGDELSDLKDDEGRPKRFAYPPQLVVVDGGQPQVAAAKRALDELGIDDIAVCGLAKRLEEVWLPDDDDPVVLPRTSEGLYLLQRVRDEAHRFAITYQRAKRAKRFRASPLDDVPGLGETRKQALIKHFGSVKKLRSATIDQICEVPGIGRKTAETIAVALAQAAPAAPAVNTATGEIMEDMEDGTPGTTAGAPGEPVPAGAPDERRGQET, encoded by the coding sequence ATGGCCGATCCCTCCAGCTACCGCCCCAGGCCGGGAGAGATCCCGGACTCGCCCGGGGTCTACAGATTCCGCGACGAGCACCGCCGGGTGATCTACGTCGGAAAGGCGAAGAGCCTGCGCCAGCGCCTGGCGAACTACTTCCAGGACCTGGCCGGACTCCACCCGCGCACGCGCACGATGGTCACCACGGCCGCGTCGGTGGAGTGGACGGTGGTGTCCACGGAGGTCGAGGCCCTCCAGCTGGAGTACTCCTGGATCAAGGAGTACGACCCCCGGTTCAACGTCAAGTACCGCGACGACAAGAGCTACCCGTACCTCGCGGTGACGATGAACGAGGAGTACCCGCGCGTGCAGGTGATGCGCGGTCACAAGAAGAAGGGCGTCCGCTACTTCGGGCCCTACGGCCACGCCTGGGCGATCCGCGACACCGTGGACCTCCTGCTGCGCGTGTTCCCCGTCCGTACCTGCTCGGCCGGCGTCTTCAAGAACGCCGCGCGCACCGGCCGCCCCTGTCTGCTCGGCTACATCGGCAAGTGCTCCGCCCCTTGCGTCGGCCGCGTCTCCGAGGAGGAGCACCGCGAACTGGCCGAGGAGTTCAGCGACTTCATGGCCGGCCGCACGGGCACGTACATCCGCCGTCTGGAGAAGCAGATGACGGACGCGGCCGAGGAGATGGAGTACGAGCGGGCCGCCCGCCTGCGCGACGACATCGACGCCCTCAAGAAGGCCATGGAGAAGAGCGCGGTCGTCCTCGCCGACGCCACCGACGCCGACCTGATCGCCGTGGCCGAGGACGAGTTGGAGGCGGCCGTCCAGATCTTCCACGTCCGCGGCGGACGCGTGCGCGGCCAGCGCGGCTGGGTCACCGACAAGGTCGAGGACGTCACCACCGCGGCCCTCGTCGAGCACGCCCTCCAGCAGCTCTACGGCGAGGAGACCGGGGACTCCGTCCCCAAGGAGGTCCTCGTCCCGGCCCTGCCCGACCCCGTGGAGCCGGTCCAGCAGTGGCTGACCGACCGGCGCGGGGCGAACGTGTCGCTGCGCATCCCGCAGCGCGGCGACAAGAAGTCCCTCATGGAGACCGTCGCGCGCAACGCCCAGCAGTCGCTGATCCTCCACAAGACCAAGCGCGCCTCCGACCTCACCACCCGCTCACGCGCCCTGGAGGAGATCTCAGACGCCCTCGACCTGGACAGCGCCCCCCTCAGAATCGAGTGCTACGACATCTCGCACCTCCAGGGCGACGACGTCGTGGCCTCCATGGTCGTCTTCGAGGACGGGCTGTCGCGCAAGAGCGAGTACCGCCGCTTCCAGATCAAGGGCTTCGAGGGCCAGGACGACGTCCGCTCGATGCACGAGGTGATCACCCGCCGCTTCCGGCGCTATCTCGCCGAGAAGGAGAAGACGGGGGAGTGGGCGGACGGCGACGAGCTGAGCGACCTGAAGGACGACGAGGGCCGCCCCAAGCGGTTCGCCTACCCGCCGCAGCTCGTCGTGGTCGACGGCGGCCAGCCGCAGGTCGCCGCCGCCAAGCGGGCCCTGGACGAGCTGGGCATCGACGACATCGCCGTGTGCGGCCTCGCCAAGCGCCTGGAGGAGGTCTGGCTCCCGGACGACGACGACCCGGTGGTCCTGCCCCGCACCAGCGAGGGCCTCTACCTCCTCCAGCGCGTCCGCGACGAGGCCCACCGCTTCGCGATCACCTACCAGCGCGCCAAGCGTGCCAAGCGGTTCCGGGCGAGCCCCCTGGACGACGTGCCCGGCCTCGGCGAGACACGCAAACAGGCACTGATCAAGCACTTCGGTTCGGTGAAGAAGCTGCGGTCCGCGACAATCGACCAGATCTGCGAGGTTCCGGGCATAGGTCGCAAGACCGCCGAGACCATCGCGGTGGCCCTCGCCCAGGCGGCCCCGGCCGCACCCGCCGTGAACACGGCGACTGGAGAGATCATGGAAGACATGGAAGACGGGACACCCGGGACCACGGCGGGTGCCCCAGGGGAGCCCGTACCCGCGGGAGCCCCGGACGAGCGACGGGGGCAGGAGACATGA